A DNA window from Microcystis aeruginosa NIES-843 contains the following coding sequences:
- a CDS encoding AAA family ATPase, whose product MSRFIKRLEAIGIHGRFDINLDFQDGVNIIHGSNGTGKTTVLHILANAVNEDFRRFGYLKFQKLTITLDDDTKILIEQHNSPQEDIKETVTTVFVNHEKVDSYPFTKLLEEEKQKENSEIFLSALYYRSSSRKKQDIDLKATYFPAFRTMIEAWATLDENEIRHFARRSPNFSKVLRSSARSTELARILFGKFVPRLEYPSPIEIEEHINSELTEAQLKIASLDRNLLSQAFIQFSQAISQSSETDDNTKEPEEVITEIIELSEKLQNSSFQVNRNQSDDVYKQLIEQLKSFESDPKYKTIASRVLSVYKSSLQQRLDEQITAYSSIERYLESVNGFLERKQLKIGSTSLPQGRGKLGVKIGDEEAIHSLQILSSGERQVVGLIYAASHMTSGRVVLIDEPEISLHIDWQRKLLPEMVKQLDEKQLIICTHSAVIASKYRERMIKLELQPTAKANINTDTLESDTLDNDLLDDIPF is encoded by the coding sequence ATGTCTCGATTTATTAAGCGTTTAGAAGCGATTGGAATACATGGAAGATTTGATATTAATCTTGATTTTCAAGATGGAGTTAATATTATTCATGGAAGTAATGGCACAGGCAAAACCACTGTATTGCATATTCTTGCTAATGCCGTCAACGAAGATTTTAGACGTTTTGGCTATTTAAAATTTCAAAAATTAACCATTACATTAGATGATGATACGAAAATATTGATAGAACAGCATAATTCTCCTCAAGAAGATATAAAAGAAACAGTAACAACAGTCTTTGTTAATCATGAAAAAGTCGATTCTTACCCTTTTACAAAATTATTAGAAGAAGAAAAGCAAAAAGAAAATAGCGAAATTTTCTTATCTGCACTTTATTATCGATCATCTTCTAGGAAAAAGCAAGATATTGACTTAAAAGCAACTTATTTCCCTGCTTTTAGAACAATGATTGAGGCATGGGCTACCTTAGATGAAAATGAAATTAGACATTTTGCCCGAAGATCACCTAATTTTAGCAAAGTTCTCAGAAGTTCCGCCAGATCAACCGAATTAGCTCGGATTCTATTTGGGAAATTTGTCCCTAGACTTGAGTATCCTTCACCGATAGAAATAGAAGAACATATTAATTCAGAATTAACAGAAGCTCAATTAAAAATTGCTAGTCTTGATAGAAATTTGCTTTCACAAGCTTTTATTCAATTTTCTCAAGCTATTTCTCAATCATCTGAGACAGACGATAATACAAAAGAGCCGGAAGAAGTTATTACAGAAATAATAGAACTTTCGGAAAAATTGCAAAATTCATCTTTTCAAGTTAATCGTAATCAATCAGATGATGTCTATAAACAATTAATAGAACAGTTGAAATCGTTTGAATCAGATCCAAAATACAAAACTATTGCTAGTAGAGTTTTATCAGTGTATAAAAGTTCTCTTCAACAAAGACTAGATGAACAAATAACAGCTTATTCTAGTATTGAAAGATATCTTGAATCAGTCAATGGATTTTTAGAGAGAAAGCAATTAAAAATAGGTTCTACAAGCTTACCTCAAGGCAGAGGGAAATTAGGTGTTAAAATTGGTGATGAAGAAGCTATTCATAGTCTGCAAATTTTGTCTTCTGGAGAAAGACAAGTCGTAGGTTTAATTTATGCCGCCAGTCACATGACAAGTGGTAGGGTTGTCTTAATTGATGAACCTGAAATTTCACTTCACATCGATTGGCAACGTAAATTATTACCAGAAATGGTTAAACAACTTGATGAGAAACAACTCATTATTTGTACTCATTCTGCTGTAATTGCATCCAAATATCGAGAGAGAATGATAAAACTTGAACTACAACCAACGGCAAAGGCTAATATAAATACTGACACTCTTGAAAGTGATACACTAGATAATGATTTGTTGGACGACATTCCCTTTTAA